The DNA window ACCTGCCATGTCCACCACGATCTCGCGCGGGCGGCTCGCCACCGCTTCGCCCAGCACGACCCGCAGCCGCTCCACGGTCAGAATGTCGATCTCGCCCTGCAGCGTCACCGTGGCCGTGCCGTCGGCGACATCCAGACTCGTCACGATCTCATCAGTCACCGGGGAGCCTTCCGTCTCGAGCGCGTGCCCGCTTTGCGTTGGCGGGGGTTCCACGTACGGTAATCGGCATCACCAACACGTGAGGAGCACAGTGTGCCGATCCGTGGCGGCCTGCCGCCGCGCAACCCCCGCTTCGTGGGCCGGGAGGAATTGCTGACCCGGGTGCGCGGTCTGCTCGGCAACGGTCCGGTGGTGCTGCTGCCGAGCCCGGATCACCAGCTCGGCGGTACCGGACGTACCCAATTGGCGGTGGAATATGCCTATCGCCTCGCCGACACCTACGACCTCGTCTGGTGGATCCCGGCCGAGCAGAACGCCGGGATGCGGGCCGCGCTCGCCGGTCTGGCACAGCAGCTCGGCATCCCGGAGGCGCGTGATCTGAACCGGACACTCGGCGCGGTGCGCGACGCGCTGAGCCGGGGCGAGCCGTACCGCAACTGGCTCGTCGTCTTCGAGAACGCGAACCGGCCCGAGGACATCATGCCGTACCTGCCGAGCGGCGCCGGGCACGTGCTGGTGACCAGCCGGAACCCACGATGGACGGCCGAGGTGGCACAGGCGCTGCCGGTGCCGGTCTTCGACCGGACGGACAGTGTGGACCTGCTGCGCGCCCGGGCGCCGGAGCTGTCCGCGGCCGACGCCGAGGAGCTGGCGTCCCGTCTCGACGACGTGCCGATGGCGC is part of the Actinoplanes missouriensis 431 genome and encodes:
- a CDS encoding STAS domain-containing protein, producing MTDEIVTSLDVADGTATVTLQGEIDILTVERLRVVLGEAVASRPREIVVDMAGVAFIDSTGLGALISGFQRARDKSIAFRLAHPSANVRQILVLSGLLEVVRVTP